In Lapillicoccus jejuensis, the DNA window GCGTCGTCGCTGCTCGGGCTCGGGCAGTTCGTCCTCGGCGGGCTCGTCGCGCCGCTCGTCGGGCTCGCGGGGGAGGGCACGGCCGTGCCGCTCGGGGTGGTCGCCGCGTCGTGCAGCCTCGCCGCGGTGCTCGTGTACGGCGTCGTCGCGCGCCCGCGGATGCACCGGGCGCCCGCGGCCGTCATGGCGGGTGCGGCCGCGGACCAGGCGGCGCCGCCGGCCTGAGCCGGCGGGTCAGCGGCGGTCGGCGCCGTGCGACGCGGACAGGTGCCGGGCGGTCTCGGACGGGGTGGCGCAGGTGGCGCCGAGCGCCTCCATGCGGGCGACGACGCCGGGCTCGGCGCGGCGCAGCGCCCAGCCGCGTTTGAGCAGCACGAGCGGCGGCTTGCGGCGCTCGCGCAGGTCGCGGGCCAGCCGCAGCAGGAAGGTGACGCTCGGGTGGCGCCGGACGCACCAGGCGGAGTGCAGCAGGCCGTGGGCGCGCAGCGGGGCGATGGCCTCGGCGGCGAAGATCCCCTCGGCGAGGACGAGCGCCCCGGGCGCGAGGTCGACGGTGCCGCCGCCGACCCGCCGGGAGGTCGCGATGTCATAGGCCGGCACCTGCGCGCGGCCCCGGTCGACGAGCTCGGCGAGGGCGGCGACGGCGGCGTCGCCGTCCCACGAGGCGGGGTCGTCCCAGTCGACGAGGCGGGTCCCGCCGCCGAGGTCGACGACGGGCAGCGAGGGGTCGTCGCCGTCGCGGTAGAAGTCGTCCAGCCGCACGACGGGCCAGCCGTGGGCGGCGGCCAGCCGCCCGGCGAGCCGCGACTTGCCGGCCCCCGAGGGGCCGGCGAGGACGACGACGCGGGCGCGGGGCCGCGGCGGCGCGCCGGCCGGTCCGGTCGGGTCGGGGCGGTCGTCGCGGGGGGAGCGCGGGTCGGGGCCCGGGGTCCGGGCCACGCTATGCCGTGCCCCGGAGGGTGGGGCACGGCATAGCGCCGGGCCCCTGACCTGCGGGAACGACGCCGTGCCCCAGGGGGTGGGGCACGGCATAGCGCGCGCGGAGGACGGTGCCGCGACCGGCCGGCGCCGGCACGGTCAGCGCCCCTTGGGGTGCCAGACCGTCTTGGTCTCGAGGACGGCGCGGACCCGGGCGAGGCCGGGCTCGGCGCTCCAGTCGGGCTCGACGGCGTCGGCGCCGGTGCCGGCGGGCCGGATGACCCGCTTGAGGTTCTCGGCGGCCGCGCGCTCGAGGTCGGCCCAGTCGACGCCGGCCGCGCCGGCGGCGCCGGCCAGGTCGAGCGCGTTGACGTCGCGGTGCGACGCCAGGGTCGGGGCGAGCTCGGCGGTGCGGCCGGTGACGAGGTTGACGACCCCGCCGGGCACGTCGCTCGTGGCGAGGCACTCGGCCAGCGTCACCGCCGGCAGCGGCCGCTCCTCGCTGGCCGCGACGACGACGGCGTTGCCCGCGCAGACCGCCGGCGCCACGACCGAGACGAGCCCGAGCAGCGACGACGCCTGCGGCGCGAGCACGCCGACGACACCGGTCGGCTCGGGGGCGCTGATGTCGAAGTACGGCCCGGCGACCGGGTTGAGCCCGCCGAGCACCTGGGCGAGCTTGTCGGTCCAGCCCGCCCACCAGACCCAGCGGTCCACGGCCGCGCCGACGACGGCCCGGGCCCGCGCGGGGGTCAGCCCCTCGGCCGCGGCGACCTCGGCCGCCAGTTGCTCGGTGCGCCCCTCCATCACCTCGGCGACCCGGTACAGCACCTGCCCGCGGTTGTACGCCGTCGCCGCGGCCCACCCGGGCTGGGCGGCCCGGGCGGCGACGACCGCGTCGCGCACGTCCTTGCGCGAGCCCATCGCCGCGTTGGCGAGGAAGCGCGGGCCGCGGCGTCCGGCCGGCGCCGACACGACCTCGTACGAGCGCCCGGACTCGCTGCGCGGGAAGGCGCCGCCGATGTAGAGCTTGTAGGTCTTGCGCACGTCGAGGCGCGTCCCGGCGCTCGCCGGACCGCCGCCCTCGACCCCGCCGCGGCGGGTCGCCGTCGAGCTCACAGCTGCTCCTCCTGGCCGCCCGCGAGGGCGACGTACGCCTCGAGCCCGTGCCGGCCGCCCTCGCGGCCCCATCCGGACTCCTTGTAGCCGCCGAACGGCGACGTCGGGTCGAACTTGTTGAACGTGTTGGCCCACACCACGCCCGCGCGCAGCTGGTCGGCGACCCAGAGGATCCGCGACCCCTTCTCGCTCCACACCCCGGCCGACAGCCCGTACGGCGTGTTGTTGGCCTTGGCCACCGCCTCCTGCGGGGTGCGGAAGGTCAGCACGGACAGCACCGGCCCGAAGACCTCCTGCTGCGCGATCGTGTGCGCCTGCGCCACCCCGGTGAAGACCGTCGGCGGGAACCAGAAGCCCCGC includes these proteins:
- a CDS encoding uridine kinase family protein, with amino-acid sequence MARTPGPDPRSPRDDRPDPTGPAGAPPRPRARVVVLAGPSGAGKSRLAGRLAAAHGWPVVRLDDFYRDGDDPSLPVVDLGGGTRLVDWDDPASWDGDAAVAALAELVDRGRAQVPAYDIATSRRVGGGTVDLAPGALVLAEGIFAAEAIAPLRAHGLLHSAWCVRRHPSVTFLLRLARDLRERRKPPLVLLKRGWALRRAEPGVVARMEALGATCATPSETARHLSASHGADRR
- a CDS encoding aldehyde dehydrogenase family protein encodes the protein MSSTATRRGGVEGGGPASAGTRLDVRKTYKLYIGGAFPRSESGRSYEVVSAPAGRRGPRFLANAAMGSRKDVRDAVVAARAAQPGWAAATAYNRGQVLYRVAEVMEGRTEQLAAEVAAAEGLTPARARAVVGAAVDRWVWWAGWTDKLAQVLGGLNPVAGPYFDISAPEPTGVVGVLAPQASSLLGLVSVVAPAVCAGNAVVVAASEERPLPAVTLAECLATSDVPGGVVNLVTGRTAELAPTLASHRDVNALDLAGAAGAAGVDWADLERAAAENLKRVIRPAGTGADAVEPDWSAEPGLARVRAVLETKTVWHPKGR